Genomic DNA from Peribacillus simplex:
TGCTTTAATATCCTCCACATATTGATCGACTTCGGCTTCCTCCAGTCCAATATCCAATAATGGCTTTCTCAATCCGCCTGCTCCCGATGCTGCCCCGGCTGCAGCTCCGCCAAAAGTGGCGAAAATAGGTCCTGCTGCCAATATCGGACCAATTCCTGGTACGGCCAATGCACTCATTCCAATAAGCAGGCCTGTTAATCCGACAGCTCCGCCGGCTGCTGCCCCAGCTACTAATCCATCAGTCTTTGCCGGGGCGACTTCCTCGGCTTCACTGGGTAATTGATCAATGTTTTTTGCCACTACTGATATTTGATCGGATGTATATCCTTGTGTCTTTAAGTTTTCGACTGCTGAAGTCGCTTCATTTGCAGTTTCATATATTGCTATAAACCTCTTGTCCATGGTATCTGCTCCTTTAAAAGTAATGTATTATACAATACCCTTAATTGAGTCTTAATAACCTTCCATGAAGGAAATGAACTTCATTCCCGGATTTGCCCCTGGCCGTAAATGAAGTACTTGCTTGATGTCAAGGCAGGTAAACCCATTGGTCCACGTGCATGCAGCTTTTGTGTCGAAATGCCGATTTCTGCGCCATAACCAAATTCAAAGCCATCGGTAAAACGGGTGGAAGCATTGTGATAAACTGCTGCGGCATCTACTTTATTCAAAAATGCGGAAGCGTTTTGTTCATCCCCCGTCAGGATTGCTTCAGAATGCTTGGTACCGTATCGGTTAATGTGTTCAATCGCATCGAATACACCTTTTACAGTTTTCACACTTATTTTTAAAGCCAGGTACTCCGTTGACCAATCTTCCTCCGTAGCCGTTTTCGCTCTTGGAAATGCGCTGCAGACCGATTCATCTCCATATACTTCAATACCCTTTTCGTCCAGGAGTTCCAAAATACGCACTCCGTTTTCTTCAAACCATTTTTCATGAATCAGAAGCCCCTCGATAGCATTGCAAACGGATGGACGCTGGGTTTTACCGTTTAAGACAATTCTCTCGGCCATCGTGATATCTGCGGTCTGATCGATGAAGATATGGCAATTGCCTGCTCCTGTTTCAAGAACGGGAACAGTGGACTCCTTAATGACCGTTTCAATTAAATTCTTTCCGCCGCGTGGAATCAAAACATCTAAATACTCGTTAAGATGAAAAAGTTCCTTAGCGGTTTCACGGCTCGTATCCTCGATCAACTGAACTGCTTCTACAGGAATTTCCGTATTCTCTAATGCCTTATGGATGGATGAGACTAGTGCCATATTGGAGCTTTTGGCTGACGAGCTGCCTCTTAATAGGACGGCATTTCCCGTTTTCAAGGACAAAGTAGCTGCATCGATGGTCACGTTAGGCCTGGCTTCATAAATCATCCCGATTACGCCGATCGGCACCCGTAACTTTTTAATCAATAAACCGTTCTCTTTTTCGATCGTCTCCAATTGTTCCCCAACAGGATCATTTAAATCGATTAAAAGCATAATGGCCGCAGCCATGTCGTCAATACGGTTATCATTTAACATAATTCGATCCAATGTGGACTCACTGAAGCCTTTTTTCCTGCCATCTTCCAGATCTTTTTGGTTTTCTTTTATCAAAAATTCTTTATCGATAATTAGTTGCTTAGCAATGTTTCCAAGTGCCTCGTTCTTTTGTTCCGTACTCAATCCTATTAACTGATAACTGGCCTTTTTGGCTGCCTTTCCTTTCGCCGTCACTTCACTCATTTCCAAATGCCCCCTTTTCCTTCACTAAAATTGATTTTTTATGCTTTCACCCATTTATCGCGATGGATCACTTCTATGGAAGTGACCACAAGCTCGGATGTCTTCTTTCCCATCGCCTGTTTTAATTCTTCGTCGGAGTAAAGGACCTCACCCCGCCCCAATAATCCATTTGCACCATAGACTTCAACAACATCCCCCTTATTGAAGACTCCTTTGATTTCATAAATTCCAGCTGGCAGCAGACTGCTGCCATTTGAAACTAAGGCTCTTTCGGCACCTTCATCAACGAAAATTTTTCCGGATACTTGTGAATGAAGGGAAATCCATTGTTTGTTTTTCGTTACCGTCGTCAAGACATCATTCCCTATATACGTGCCATCACCTTTGCCTTCAAGGATCGTTAAAAGTTTATCACTCCCATAACCAGAGCCAATGAATACTTTCACCCCAAGAGACAATGCAGTTTGCGCTGCAATCAGCTTAGATTTCATACCCCCGGTTCCGACATTGGATCCTGCACCTTCTGCCATTTGCAATAAATCCGGCGTTACTTCGGATAGCTTGTCAAATCGTTTCGCCCCTGGATTTGTCTGTGGATTGGAATCATATAGCCCATTAATGTCAGTTAATATGATCAAGTTGGTGGCGTGGACCAGTCCGCTTACTAAGGCGGATAGCATATCATTATCACCAAAAGTCAACTCCTCCACAGATACTGTATCATTTTCATTAATAATCGGAAGGATGCCGCGTTCAAGTAATTCCATCAATGTCGCATATGCATTTTTATATCTATCTTTTTTCGAGAAATCTTTCCTTGTTAACAAAATCTGCGCCGGAACGATTCCAAAATGCCCCAATTGTTCCATATATGATTGAATCAATAAGCTTTGCCCGACCGCTGCAGCAGCTTGTTTTCCTTTGAGAGTGACAGGTCTCGTAGGATAGCCGAGCTTGCGAAAACCTGTTGCTACAGCACCTGATGAAACAAGGACAACTTCATGTCCCGCTTTCCTTAAAGCTGCCACTGCCTGGATATGATCGGAAAATTTATTTTGGTCGATATCACCTTTTGTGTTGGTCAAAGAACTACTTCCTATCTTTACAACGATGCGTTTCTTTTCCATCGATTACTTCCTCCAATAAATATCTAAGACATGAAAAAAAGCCCTTTTCATCCTCGAAATAAGGACGAAAAGGGCTGCTCTCCGTGGTACCACCTTCATTGAATGCAAGTTCATGCATTCCACTTTGCCTGATAACGCCAGGATTTGCGCCTATGTTTTGCATAGGACTCAAGAAGCAGGTTCTGCGTTTTCCTGTCGCGGGTCTTCCAGCAATTGACGCCGCTCTCTGTCACAGTGATTCTCGCATACTAATCTTCTCTCAACGTTCATTGTTTTAATATAGTATGCAAAATTATCTTCTTGATGTCAATAACATTCCTACAATGTATGAACCTTATAACGCGATTGCCGGGCCGAAGAACTCATAGTGGATTTTGTCCGCATCTATTCCCAACTCTTTCAGGTAAGTAATGATCGCCTTCATGAAAGGAACAGGGCCACACACATAATAGTCAGCTTCAGGTTTCACAAAACCGCTCAATAATTCCTTATCGATATACCCTTCCTTTTCAAAATTCGGCAGGTTCTTATCATCCTCACCCGGATTTTTAAAGACAAAGGATAATTGATAGCTGGTAAGCTTGTGGGCTAGTTCTGTCAGTTCCATTCTGAACGGCTGTAACTGACCATTATCGGAAGCATGAATGAATTGTACATCACGCTCAGGTGTTTGTTCAGCTATCGCATGAATCATGCTCATGAAAGGTGTTATGCCAACGCCTCCGCTCAAGAATACTGCCGGTGTCCGTTTTTCCAAATCGATGGTGAAATCACCTGCAGGAGCCGTTACGTCAATACTGTCACCCATTTGAATGGATTCATGCAAGTAGTTAGAGACCCTTCCATCAGGAGTGGTTCCCGGCTTTTCTTTTTTAACGGAAATCCGGAAATAATCTTTTCCCGGAACATCAGACAAACTATACTGACGGTTGAATAAATAGCGTTCACCCGGTATCTCGATCCGAACGGTAATATATTGTCCAGGACGAAATGATGGAACCTTATCTCCATCTGATGGCTTTAAATAAAAGGATGTGATTACATCACTTTCCCGTACTTTTTCCACCACTGTGAATCGTTTGAAATCAGTCCATCCGCCGTCCTGATTGGAAGCTTCTTCGTACATTTCCTTTTCGATGCTAATGAAAACATCGGCAATGACTCCATAGGCCTCTCCCCAAGCTTGGAGGATCTCTTCTGTAGCTGAATCTTGTAACACTTCCTTGATTGCACCTAATAAAAACTCTCCAACAATGGGATAATGTTCGGCTTTAACGGCAAGACTTCTGTGTTTTTGTGCTATTTGCTTCACGGCAGGTAATATCGTTTCTAGTTGATCTATATATTTAGCTGCTGCCAAAACCGTATTGGCTAGTGCATTTTGCTGGCGCCCCTTTTTTTGATTGGCGTGATTAAAAACATTTAATAATTCAGGATGTGCTTCGAAAAGATTTTTATAGAATACAGTTGTGATTGTTGTACCATGCACTTCTAATACAGGTACGGTTGATTTGATGACGTCAATAGTTTTTTGGGATAGCATAGGTAAACCCCTCTTCATAAACAAGTATTTTGAATGCATGTTTATATTAGAACTTAAATGCATTAAAAGCAATATTTTTAATACATCTTTTTAAAAAATAAGTTTTCATGTTTATAAAATGTTCACATTTATGATATAGTCAAATGGGGATAGAATGTGAGGCGATAAACATGAGGTTGACGAGTTATTCCGATTACTCACTTAGAGTGTTGATTTACCTGGCTTCCCACGACCAAAGCAAATTATCAAATATTAAAGAGATTTCTGAAGTTTATCAACTGTCTAAAAATCATTTGATGAAGATTGTTCATAACCTTGGAAAATTAGGCTATATTGAGACGATTCGTGGAAGAAATGGCGGATTTCGGCTTGCAAAATCACCCGCTGAAATAAATGTAGGGGAACTTGTACGGCGAACCGAGGAGGATTTTTATTTAGTGGAATGTTTTAAAGATCACGATAACTGTGTGATTTCTCCCGTTTGTTCATTGAAATTTGTTCTTAATAATGCCTTGGATGCTTTTCTAAAGGTCCTTGATCAATATACGATTGCAGACTTCAGCGAAAATAAAGTGATGCTCAAAACTTATTTCGATTCGGTAAAGAAGAATGACGAAGAGCCCGATTTTTTATAATCGGGCTCTTTTTCATTAACCGATGATTCGTTCGATCTTCCATTCCTTTTCCATTCGCAAATCCATGATCCCTGTACTGGTTTTCAATAAAACTTTAAGGGGATCGTATGGATTGATCATTACGATTGTCCCGATTCGTTCATTGGTAAGCATGACTTCTTTTCCGACCAATAATGAAAGCGATTTTTGGGCACTTAAGATCGGTTACTAAGTTCATTGCCCAGCTGTTTTAATTTTTCACCAACCGTACATTCCGAAATACAGAACTGATGGGCATAAGTACGCCCCTTCTCTTTTCGAAAATGCTTTCTTAAAAAACAATCTTGACAAAATGAAGCGAGAACATCTTCCACTTCTTCATATATTTTTTTCCTGTTCATTGTTGTTATGGCTCCTTTGACTCAGCAATTTCCATTTTGCTGAAAATGGCTTTTCCCTGCAGTGCAAGTGTTGCCAGGCGATCGGCTTCCTGGTTTTCCTTTCGAGAAATTGGCTTGCAGACCGGAATGATCTTTAATTTATCCAGTTTGGCTTCAATGCGGTCAAGCCATTTATTTAAGTTTTCTTCCATACAGGGCCATTCACCGGAAAGTTGATTTAAGACAACGAGAGAATCCCCTTTAAAGACACAGCTTTGATGGTGGATTCCAAGTTCGTCCATCTGCCTGACCGCTTCATGAAAGGCCGCATATTCCGCTTCATTATTGGATTCGAATTGCTCCAATCTCAAATTGGTGCGTAACCGCCAGAACTTCTTACCTTGACGAAAATAAATGGCAACACCGATTCCTGCAACCTTTTCATCTTTTTGAAAACCGCCATCAAAAAAAACAGTCACATCCTGCGGTTCTTCCTCAACTTCCGTCAGGAGTTTCTTTAGCTCCTTCTTGGTCCAGGTTGTATCGAATTCATCCCTGAACTCCACTTCTTTCAGCCTTCCTGCCTTTTCAAGATCTTCCGTAATGACCAGCGCAGTCCCTGCATCAAGCCAATCCGAAACGAAGTCGGCAGATGGTTTTTTTGAAGCATGATATGTCCATTGCATGATTACCTTCAAAGATTTCCAGCTCCTTATCCATTCACCATTCTTGCAGAACAGCTTACAATTTTCATACCTTTTTTTCGTCTTACCCTTTATAATATATTGTAAGCATTTGTATCGCTTTTTTAATTATAGTTCCCATATCAGCCTGAAATTCTCATGTTTCAATCTTATTTTATATGAAACGTTTTTTTATCATAGCATAGTTAAACTCGAGGAGGAGCACATCTTGATCGAAGTGTATATTGATGGTGCCAGTGCAGGCAATCCAGGGCCGAGCGGCGCAGGTGTTTTCATAAATAATAATGGGGTAGTCGAACGGCATGCCTTTCCGCTTGGAAATATGGAAAACCATGAAGCGGAGTACCATGCTTTAATCAAAGCATTGGAAATTTGTGTAGCCAATAAGTATCAAACCGTTTCTTTTCGTACTGACTCACAAGCCATCAACCAGGCCATTGAAAAAAGATTTGCAAAGAATAAGTATGCCATTTTGTTGGAACGGGCGCTAAAGCTTTCCGATGAGCTTGAATTATTTTTCATGAAATGGATTCCAAATCTCGAAAACAAGTCCGCGGATGAGTTGGCGAGACGGGCCATTCGAATGAATAAGTCTGAGGAAATTCATGAACAAGACAGCTGATTTTTCATTACTATTCGTTGTATTCATTTGGGGCGTCACTTTTGTCATGGTCCAAAATGCGCTATCTTTTCTGGACCCCTTCACGTTTAATGCGGTCCGTTTCTTCATGGCGTTCGTTTTCTTGCTGATCCCTTATATATCGACTTTACACAAAAAGGGGAAAACTTGGAACAAGGGTCTTTTTATAGCTGGATTTCATATTGGGGTTTGGCTTTTTCTGGGGTATGGGCTTCAAACGATCGGATTGAATTATACAACCCCCGCGAAGACAGGCTTTATAACAGGATTAAGTGTCGTCATGGTACCCGTGTTTTCCCTGCTGCTTTTAAAACATAGGCTTTCCCGCAATACAATAATAGGTGTCGCAACCGCAACCATCGGGCTTTATTTAATGACTTTCGCTGACCGCTCCAATTTGAATATCGGTGATTTACTGGTATTTTTATGCGCAATCAGTTTTGCCATGCAGATCATTACAACCGCTAGATATGCCAAGACCTTACCCGCTTTACCGTTGACGCTGATTCAGGTTTCCACCGTTTCTTTATTATCATTTGTTTCAGCCTTCATTTTCAAAGAGAATCATTCCGTCATCTTCAGCTCAGAGGTCATGTTACAGAAGGACGTATGGACTGCTTTATTGGTTACGGCAGCCCTTGCCACTGCGTTCGCCTTTTTTGCACAAACCTTCTTCCAAGCCTATACGACACCTACAAGAGTGGCGCTGATCTTTTCAATGGAACCGGTTTTTGCCGCGTTATCCTCATACATATTGATAGGGGAAAAATTGACTACCGCCTCCATTATCGGCTGCGCATTCATATTCTTGGGGATGATTTTCGCTGAACTGCCTGTTAAGAAAAAGAAACCCGTGACACAGGGGTTTTCTTGAAAAGGCCAATAAAATAAATCGGACTTCCATTTACGAAGTCCGATTTATTTAAGCAGCCCCTGTTCTTTTGCAAAAGATACCGCTGCACTACGCGTTTCAATGCCATTTTGTTTCAAGTTTTCCAAAAAGGAGATATAAAAGCTGCCATCAAAGTTCTTTTGTACCTTCAATGTCAATTCTATTGCTGCATTGACTAAAATATCACTCGCATCCGTGTAGCGCTTACCAAAATAAATAAAACCAATAGCGTCATTACCAAAAGTGAATCCCTTACCCTCTAAAAAACTAACATACTCTTCAGTTGATTTCGCCACTTCTGCATCCACTCCATACTTCATGCCTTAATTTCATCTTACCGTATATCAAAGATTTTGACTATCCATTTTTCGACAAAAAAATCACCGTACAAATAAAAGAGCTCCCTCTTTGGAAGCTCCGCTTATTGTATTAGATCATTCGCAGTAAAGCCCTGAATTCATGATCCCTAGCCAGATTTTTGACCTTCTCGCGATCAAACTGATAGACCGCATCGTCCAATGAACATGAAATTGGTACATCACATTTTATTTCTGCTAGCTTTCTGGATAAATGAAGCATATCGACTGCGGATTCAATTTTTGCCCGCTGCCCGTTCGTCAATGATGCAACATTTTCAAGAATCCCTTCGATACTTTGATACTGGATCAATAATTTCAACGCTGTCTTCTCCCCAATTCCTTTAACTCCGGGATAGTTATCAGCTGTATCACCCATTAAAGCTTTTAAATCGATCATTTGCCTTGGTGTGATCCCTTTCCATTCAAAAAAGCTAACGGGATTATGAACTTCATAGTTACCATATCCTTTTTTTAACAATAGCACAGAAATGTTTTCATCTATTAGCTGAAGCATATCTTGATCGCCAGTCAATATACCCACCCGGCTATGTTGGGCTGATGCCTTGGCAATTGTCCCGATACAGTCATCCGCCTCATAGCCAGAGAGCCCTATGTTAGGGATATCAAATGCTTCAACCGCTTGTTTCGCTAGGTCGAATTGAGGAATCATTTCGACTGGAGCTTCTGATCGATTAGCCTTATATCCATCAAATAATTCATTTCTGAAAGTCTTGCTGCCCATATCCCAACACACCGCTACATGACTAGGTGAAAAGTGATTCACCGCCGTCAGCATATGCTTCAAAAAACCTTGAACGGCATTAGTCGGGATGCCTTTTGAGTTAATCATGAATTGACCTGTAACTGCCGTTGCATAAAAAGCTCTAAATAAAAGCGCCATCCCATCGACAAGCAAAAAGGAAGGATGCTGCTCGTTTTCTTTCATTAACACATTATCACCTCTATCATGATGTACTTCCATTTTAACATAACTGTCCCCTTTTTTAAGGATCGTTTAATTGGAAAAAATACTATTCAATTGGATTATCATCATACGAGATCCAGTCACTGAAACTGCCAATATAAATCTTCACATCTTTAAAGCCCGCTTCTTTCAGGGCGATATAATTGGGTGATGCGGTTACACCTGAACCGCAGTACACAATGATTTTCTTATCTTTACCGATGCCTGTAAAATTCGACTGAAGATCTTCCTTCTTTTTAAAATAGCCATTTTCCAGAACGTTCGTCCACACCTTATTTACTGCACCAGGTATATGTCCGGCTTTTTTATCAATCGGCTCCTCGATTCCCTCGTAGCGCTTAGATTCCCTTGAATCCATTAATACGATATCGTCAGGCCTATTCATAGTGTAATCCTTCACTGTTTTAAAAGATGCAAAAACTGTCTCATTTAAATCGATATGATATTCTGCTGGCACATATTTCGTTGGATTCGAGTCAATTGGATAGCCCTCATCCCTCCAGGCGCGAAAGCCCCCGTTAAGAACAAATACTTTCTGATGCCCAAGGTAGCTGAGCAGCCAGACAAACCTGGAAGCAAAGGAACCTTCCCCGCCATCATAAGCAATAAGTACCGTATCATTGGTGATACCATTTGATTCCAGTTTATCTTTAAAGGTTTCCAGGTCAGGAAGAGGATGTCTTCCGCCATGTTCTTGAACCTGCCCCGATAAGTCCTTTTCAAGATCGAAATAAACAGCGCCGGAAATATGGTCTTTTTTGTATTCATTATACCCCGCATCAGGAGACCCTAGCTGAAAGCGGCAGTCACAAATTCTGATATCTTGGGAATTCAACATCGGCAACAGCTCTTCTTTTTCAATTATAAAACTCATTCGAAAAACCCCCTACTTCAAAATGGTCCAAATTAATTCATTAAGCTCCGTTTCCATCTTCTTTCCTTGATGTAGCCTAGTTATCTCATTCTTTAAGGAAAGTGATTTCCCTTCCATTATCGAAAAATTCTTTTCACTTTCATTGTTGCTTATATATTCCTCCATTTGTTTTGCTTTAAATGTCCGGGTAATCGTGGTTTTCAATTCTTGATCAATAGAAACCAAATCAAGTAATTCCCATACCGATAAAGGGGGCAGCGAACTCCGTTGGATTATATATTCTAGGATTAAATACGAACGGTATACTTGTACCCATGTTTTTAATTCTTTTCTTTCAGACGCCCTTGTTTTTGTCAATTGTTGAAGATTGTCACGCATCATCCGATAGTAATGGTGGCCCAGTGCCTTTTTGGAATAGCATTCTGCTATCAAACCCTTCACCTTCCTATAATAATCCGGATGCGTAATCAACTTGATTCGCGACTGAAATAATTCAAATAGTGCAGGATTACTCTTTAAGATAAGACGTGAAGATTTAAATAAATCCCAGCCTTCCATGTCAAATAGATCTTCTTTCATTTGAATGACTTCAACTGGCTGACTCAAGCTAAGGTATGACCGCTTATCATTATGGACATATATAAACCGAACATCGTAATCTGATTGGCCTGATGATAAACCAAAAGAATGGCTGCCAGTAACAGCAGCCATCAAAATGGTCATATCCTCTTTCTTTTCCAGGTATCTCAATTGTGAAATAAGGTTTTCTTTCATGAACGAGACCTCGTTCCTATTTCGAATGCATTTTAGCCAATTCCGCTACGGCATTTTCATAATACGGTAAATCGACCGTTTCCTCTAATGCTGCACGTAAACCTGCAAAGATATCCGATATTTCCGTCTTAAACTCTTTTTGAATGGCAAGTAACTCTTGATCGAGGACTTCATTATACATTTCGAAAATCCTTCCACCCTGTTCTTTTACATATACAAGGGCAGGATCATCCAAACGCTTCTGAAGCCCTTCGCTCATTTTCGCTTTTTCATTTTTTTCAAAGAAAGATTTTGGATTCTTAAATAATGCCAATTCCTTTTTGAATTCCCCCGTATCTAATTGGGCAAAAGCTCCTGTAAATTCAAGAGACTCCCGCTCATTAGGTTCATAAGGCTGTAAAGAAAGGTTCCTTCTTATTTTTTGCATTTGCAAAAGCAAACTGCTTTGTTTCTCATTCAGTAATTTATTTACGAACATTTCCGTCCTTAAAGCCGTTGCCCGCATTTCCTGGGCAAGGTCAAAGCCTAGAGCATCCAATAAGTTCTTCATGGATTGCTTGAGGACAATCTTCAGATCGCCTCCATCATCTTTTAAAACAGCAGGATTGAACGATTCTTTGAAGAAATCATTAAACCGGAAGAAGACCCGTTGTTTACTATAAAAAGTCAATTCGTCTATCTCTTTTTTCAAACGCTGCTTTTCGGCATCCCCTTTAATGACTGAGAGGAGTTCCGAAATGGACTGTGCCTCATGAGAAAGGGTCTCAAGGGCATTTCGTTTCGCTTTCTCATCCTGCCTGGAAGCTGTAATTACATCTCGTAGCAGTTCTTCCGTTCTTTTTACAGCCGCTTGAGCCGATTCAATTGCAAGTCCCGTTAGATCGTTTTCTATGAACGAATCGAATTGACCTTGGAATTCCGAGATTCCGCTATTAGGAAGGAACGAATGCTTAAACGAACCAGGCGTTTGTTTTTCCATCAATGCTCCCTTACTCGTAAGCGGGAACAGTTTTGGAAAACGGATTCCGAATCCATTTAATTGATCTGTGACATAATCCATCACTTCGTCCAATTCGTCAGTGGTTTGTGCCAGATCGACGGCATTGACGATGAAAAACATCTTATCCATGGCGAAAGAATCTTTCACACGTCCAAGTTGTATCAAGAACTCCCTGTCTGCCCGTGAAAATGGGTGATTATAATAGGTCACGAATAGGATGGCGTCCGAATTCTTAATATATTCGAAAGCCGCTCCTGTATGTCGTGCATTTATTGAATCGGCCCCAGGTGTGTCAACAAGGACCATCCCCTGCCTTGTCATTTCACAGTCATAACGCAATTCAATCAGATCAACAAGACACGACTTGGACTCTTCTGCAGCAAACCGTTTAAATCCTTCAAGATCTACCGTAACTACATTTCCTAAATCATTTTGGTACTCGGGCAGCCCTTGATGGAAAGCCCTAAGGAAGGATAAATGTGTTTTCCCCTTATCAACTTCCCCCGCCTTCGCAATGATTTGTCCTGCCAGTTGAAGTGCCTCATCTAGAGTCTTTGCCGATTTATCAAAAGCCGCCAAGGCCAGGCTTACATCTTCCAACAGCATCGCTTCCGTCTTTAATTTGACGGTTGCCGTTCCATGTGGATGCTCAGCGTCTGAAGACATGATTTTGTTGATTGCGGCAGTTGTTGGATTTGGTGAAACAGGAAGGACGCTTTCTCCCATCAACGCATTGGCAAAGGAAGATTTCCCCGCACTGAATGCACCGAAAAGCGCAACCGTGAACGTCTGCTGTTCCAAGCGATTCGCCTTCTCTTTCAATTCTTTATAAAGTGATTGAAAGCCTCTCAAAGGTTGAATTAGCTTGGCAGCCTGTTGTAAACTCGATGCAGTCTCCATCAGCTTTTCTTTTCCGCGTAAATCAGTAGCACCAGATGAAGAAACAGTCACGGACGGTACAGCTTCCTTGTTTTCTTTATCATGATCCGTTTCAAGTTGTTCGTTGACGGACCTTGAATTACTTCCTTTATCGGTATTCATGATTTTGACTGTAATATTTTTTTCCTCTTCATTCCATTGAGTTAAAAGCATATCGATATCGCGCTCATCGACTAATGATTCTGTTTGATGGGCAATGGCCTCTAATCGTTCCGTTTGGTACTCGATTTCCGCGTTCATCGCAGCAGTAACTTTTAGGGCTTCCGCAAATTCGGAAAAACCTTCAAGTTCCTTATCGATGGATATGGACTGCTGTTCCACTATCCCTTCCATAACGGTAACCATTGTATTCAAAAACCCTTCTGATACATCACGTGCTTTCTTTTTGATGGCTGATGCCAAATCATTCGTATAGTTTAAAACGTATTCACCCGTAATATCGACTTGAGGCTTCAAAGAGTTTTTTATGTAAGATTCCGTTACCTCGATCTGAAGTGCCTGAGCCTTACTTTCAAGTGTTGAATCATGGATCTCCGCTTGATTAAGCGTTTTAACGGCCAGTTCTTTAAGATGCCATTCAAGCTGGGTCTTCACCTTTTCTTGTAAATCGGTCAAGAACGCATTGATACGTGCCTCACGTTCGGCATCCGTTTTTTTCTTGGCAAATAATAGACCCACTTTAAAGTCCGGCTGAGCCGATTCCAAGAAAGATTTACCTAGGTCCCGTGTTGCCGCGGGCATGATGTATGCACCTTTCAAAATGGTTTCCAATGCATCAGCATATTGGACCTTTATTTCCTCTATACGTCCAGTTAAAGATTTTTTTTCTTTCAATAGGCTGTCCACCTGATTCGTCAGGTGTATTCGCTCTTCATA
This window encodes:
- a CDS encoding DUF6123 family protein; protein product: MDAEVAKSTEEYVSFLEGKGFTFGNDAIGFIYFGKRYTDASDILVNAAIELTLKVQKNFDGSFYISFLENLKQNGIETRSAAVSFAKEQGLLK
- a CDS encoding 5'-3' exonuclease — translated: MKENEQHPSFLLVDGMALLFRAFYATAVTGQFMINSKGIPTNAVQGFLKHMLTAVNHFSPSHVAVCWDMGSKTFRNELFDGYKANRSEAPVEMIPQFDLAKQAVEAFDIPNIGLSGYEADDCIGTIAKASAQHSRVGILTGDQDMLQLIDENISVLLLKKGYGNYEVHNPVSFFEWKGITPRQMIDLKALMGDTADNYPGVKGIGEKTALKLLIQYQSIEGILENVASLTNGQRAKIESAVDMLHLSRKLAEIKCDVPISCSLDDAVYQFDREKVKNLARDHEFRALLRMI
- a CDS encoding sulfurtransferase, whose protein sequence is MSFIIEKEELLPMLNSQDIRICDCRFQLGSPDAGYNEYKKDHISGAVYFDLEKDLSGQVQEHGGRHPLPDLETFKDKLESNGITNDTVLIAYDGGEGSFASRFVWLLSYLGHQKVFVLNGGFRAWRDEGYPIDSNPTKYVPAEYHIDLNETVFASFKTVKDYTMNRPDDIVLMDSRESKRYEGIEEPIDKKAGHIPGAVNKVWTNVLENGYFKKKEDLQSNFTGIGKDKKIIVYCGSGVTASPNYIALKEAGFKDVKIYIGSFSDWISYDDNPIE
- a CDS encoding nucleotidyltransferase domain-containing protein; the encoded protein is MKENLISQLRYLEKKEDMTILMAAVTGSHSFGLSSGQSDYDVRFIYVHNDKRSYLSLSQPVEVIQMKEDLFDMEGWDLFKSSRLILKSNPALFELFQSRIKLITHPDYYRKVKGLIAECYSKKALGHHYYRMMRDNLQQLTKTRASERKELKTWVQVYRSYLILEYIIQRSSLPPLSVWELLDLVSIDQELKTTITRTFKAKQMEEYISNNESEKNFSIMEGKSLSLKNEITRLHQGKKMETELNELIWTILK
- a CDS encoding dynamin family protein produces the protein MIQETLKQQSKLGILTAMYEKFQSAGDTGNADKLKQLIMKVNNEEFIIAFCGHFSAGKSSMINFFLGDQVLPSSPIPTSANTVKVQKGEDYAKVFYHHQPPVLFPAPYDFKEVKKFAKDGDSVSAITISSNDFSLPDSCAIMDTPGIDSTDDAHRVSTESALHLADVVFYVMDYNHVQSEVNFLFTKELLEAEKPTYLIINMIDKHDENELSFQDFKLSVSEAFANWNVYPDGIFYTSVRDLNNPENEIEVVKQFISEIAGRGLNDGKDAIMQSANALVERHLNWLKEQYEEEHADDFEVLSELPYEERIHLTNQVDSLLKEKKSLTGRIEEIKVQYADALETILKGAYIMPAATRDLGKSFLESAQPDFKVGLLFAKKKTDAEREARINAFLTDLQEKVKTQLEWHLKELAVKTLNQAEIHDSTLESKAQALQIEVTESYIKNSLKPQVDITGEYVLNYTNDLASAIKKKARDVSEGFLNTMVTVMEGIVEQQSISIDKELEGFSEFAEALKVTAAMNAEIEYQTERLEAIAHQTESLVDERDIDMLLTQWNEEEKNITVKIMNTDKGSNSRSVNEQLETDHDKENKEAVPSVTVSSSGATDLRGKEKLMETASSLQQAAKLIQPLRGFQSLYKELKEKANRLEQQTFTVALFGAFSAGKSSFANALMGESVLPVSPNPTTAAINKIMSSDAEHPHGTATVKLKTEAMLLEDVSLALAAFDKSAKTLDEALQLAGQIIAKAGEVDKGKTHLSFLRAFHQGLPEYQNDLGNVVTVDLEGFKRFAAEESKSCLVDLIELRYDCEMTRQGMVLVDTPGADSINARHTGAAFEYIKNSDAILFVTYYNHPFSRADREFLIQLGRVKDSFAMDKMFFIVNAVDLAQTTDELDEVMDYVTDQLNGFGIRFPKLFPLTSKGALMEKQTPGSFKHSFLPNSGISEFQGQFDSFIENDLTGLAIESAQAAVKRTEELLRDVITASRQDEKAKRNALETLSHEAQSISELLSVIKGDAEKQRLKKEIDELTFYSKQRVFFRFNDFFKESFNPAVLKDDGGDLKIVLKQSMKNLLDALGFDLAQEMRATALRTEMFVNKLLNEKQSSLLLQMQKIRRNLSLQPYEPNERESLEFTGAFAQLDTGEFKKELALFKNPKSFFEKNEKAKMSEGLQKRLDDPALVYVKEQGGRIFEMYNEVLDQELLAIQKEFKTEISDIFAGLRAALEETVDLPYYENAVAELAKMHSK